A single region of the Lotus japonicus ecotype B-129 chromosome 4, LjGifu_v1.2 genome encodes:
- the LOC130711341 gene encoding FRIGIDA-like protein 4a, whose translation MATKLATTPPSDRVEQFFQELQTHKSIIATCTDLFTTLSTHFSSLQHSLSEKTQSLESKFQTLDSHYNETLESLNTHETSIPERESAAAARIDEQKEAAIAEFRNPLPSDSELPATLKSLSRKMDSSALLRFIVSKRKESSWLRAEIAPAIAEAVDPPKLVLDAVEEFLNSKMMGSKSGLTDKRWACGLLVQALSSDSPGFSRRVVERAVGLLDSWKEQMDSDTEKGAAEVVMFMQMVVCFGLRSRFDEEYLRKLVMEFGTRRDMAKLAASLDFGDEMIEIIEELVKNGQEIEAVYFASESGLTEKFPPIDLLKSYVRNYKKNVATILAKGNNSQAATDESSTLEMNSIRAIIRCVEDHKLESEFSLDKLRKRVTHLGRTKAERKRSSSTVIRPPKKRAYGSGGGRGNSSSSSRPAKSAKPNAYRPSFSRRNLAPPSLQPSPSARFSGPFSYPSQTILDGSSANPYAAATYGTSHTQSPAGISQQHYSLPVDNLGPLGYRSSGSYAGQNSYGMYDYGNAAPPTYQSPYTLDQTSYRG comes from the exons ATGGCGACCAAATTGGCAACAACACCACCCTCAGACAGGGTCGAACAATTCTTCCAGGAACTGCAAACCCACAAGAGCATCATCGCCACCTGCACCGACCTATTCACCACCCTCTCCACCCacttctcctccctccaacattcCCTCTCCGAGAAAACCCAATCCCTCGAATCCAAGTTCCAAACCCTAGATTCCCACTACAATGAAACCCTCGAATCGCTCAACACCCACGAGACCTCCATCCCGGAGCGCGAGTCCGCCGCTGCCGCTCGTATCGACGAGCAGAAGGAAGCCGCTATCGCTGAGTTCCGAAACCCCCTTCCGTCGGACTCCGAATTGCCCGCCACGTTGAAATCCCTTTCGCGGAAGATGGACTCTTCCGCGTTGTTGCGGTTCATTGTTTCCAAGCGGAAGGAGTCGTCGTGGCTGAGGGCGGAGATAGCGCCGGCGATAGCGGAGGCGGTGGACCCGCCGAAGCTGGTGTTGGACGCGGTGGAGGAATTTCTCAATAGCAAAATGATGGGTTCTAAGTCTGGGCTCACCGATAAGAGGTGGGCATGTGGGCTTCTGGTTCAGGCTCTGAGTTCGGACTCGCCGGGGTTCTCTAGAAGGGTTGTTGAGAGAGCTGTGGGTCTCTTGGATTCGTGGAAGGAGCAGATGGATAGTGATACGGAGAAGGGTGCGGCGGAGGTGGTGATGTTTATGCAGATGGTGGTGTGCTTTGGGTTGAGGTCCAGGTTCGATGAGGAGTATTTGAGGAAGCTGGTCATGGAGTTTGGTACCAGGAGGGATATGGCAAAGCTTGCTGCTTCATTGGATTTCGGCGACGAGATGATAG AAATTATAGAAGAACTAGTTAAAAATGGCCAAGAGATAGAAGCTGTTTATTTTGCTTCAGAATCTGGTTTGACTGAGAAGTTTCCTCCTATCGACCTGCTCAAGTCTTACGTTCGAAACTACAAAAAGAATGTTGCTACCATATTAGCGAAGGGAAACAACAGTCAGGCTGCAACG GATGAATCAAGTACTCTTGAGATGAATTCCATAAGGGCTATAATCAGATGTGTAGAAGATCACAAACTTGAATCCGAATTCAGCCTTGATAAACTGAGGAAGCGGGTTACCCATTTGGGGAGAACTAAGGCTGAAAGGAAGAGGAGTTCATCAACTGTAATTAGGCCTCCGAAAAAGCGAGCCTACGGATCAGGTGGCGGTCGTGGTAACAGTTCCAGCTCTTCCCGTCCAGCCAAATCAGCAAAACCCAATGCATACCGACCATCTTTTAGTCGCAGGAACCTGGCACCACCCTCTCTACAGCCTAGTCCAAGTGCAAGATTTTCTGGACCATTCAGCTACCCCAGCCAGACTATATTGGATGGTTCCAGTGCTAATCCTTACGCGGCAGCAACCTATGGAACCTCCCACACACAAAGCCCAGCTGGAATATCACAACAGCACTACTCACTCCCTGTTGACAATTTGGGTCCCCTCGGTTACCGATCTAGTGGTTCTTATGCAGGTCAGAATAGCTACGGGATGTACGATTATGGAAATGCTGCTCCACCTACTTATCAGTCTCCATACACATTAGATCAAACCAGCTACAGAGGGTAA
- the LOC130711342 gene encoding aldehyde dehydrogenase family 2 member C4-like — protein MTSHAENEALPVTVKFTKLFINGDFVDSVSGRTFETIDPRTGDVIASISEGTKEDIDIAVKAARQAFDSGPWPRLPGAERAKIMMKLADLIDENTEELAALDAIDAGKLYHMCKAMDIPGAAKTLRYFAGAADKIHGEVLKASRELHAYTLMEPVGVVGHIIPWNFPASFFFTKVSPALAAGCTMVLKPAEQTPLSALFCAHLAKLAGIPDGVLNVVPGFGSTAGAAVSSHMDIDAVSFTGSTQTGREVMKAAASSNLKRVSLELGGKSPLIIFNDADIDKAAELALYGILLNKGEVCVASSRVFVQEGIYDEFEKKLVEKAKAWVVGDPFDPKVQQGPQVDKKQFEKILSYIEHGKREGATLLTGGKSVGNKGYYIEPTIFSNVKEDMLIVQDEIFGPVMALKKFKTVEEAIKSANNTRYGLAAGIMTKNLDIANTVSRSIRAGSVWINCYFAIDNDIPFGGYKASGFGKDYGLEAIHKYLQVKSVVTPIYNSPWL, from the exons ATGACAAGCCACGCTGAAAACGAAGCCTTGCCTGTCACCGTGAAGTTCACCAAACTCTTCATCAATGGAGATTTCGTTGATTCAGTTTCAG GAAGAACATTTGAGACAATAGATCCAAGAACAGGAGATGTTATAGCGAGCATTAGTGAGGGAACCAAAGAAGACATTGATATTGCAGTGAAGGCCGCACGTCAAGCATTTGACTCAGGTCCATGGCCACGCTTGCCCGGTGCT GAGAGAGCAAAAATTATGATGAAACTCGCAGACTTAATTGATGAAAACACAGAAGAACTAGCAGCATTGGATGCCATTGATGCCGGCAAGTTGTACCACATGTGCAAGGCTATGGACATTCCTGGAGCAGCAAAAACTTTGCGTTACTTTGCCGGTGCTGCCGATAAAATTCACGGCGAGGTATTAAAAGCGTCACGGGAGCTTCATGCTTACACACTGATGGAACCGGTTGGTGTTGTAGGCCACATCATTCCCTGGAATTTCCCagcctccttcttcttcaccaaggTTAGCCCTGCCTTAGCTGCAGGGTGCACCATGGTCCTCAAGCCTGCAGAGCAAACACCACTCTCTGCTTTGTTCTGTGCTCATCTTGCTAAATTG GCTGGAATCCCAGATGGAGTGCTCAATGTAGTACCTGGATTTGGCTCAACTGCTGGTGCTGCAGTGAGCTCACACATGGATATTGATGCG GTCAGCTTTACTGGTTCAACACAAACAGGGCGTGAGGTAATGAAGGCAGCAGCTAGCAGTAACTTGAAACGAGTTTCGCTGGAATTAGGAGGCAAATCACCCCTCATAATTTTCAATGATGCTGATATAGACAAAGCTGCTGAACTTGCTCTATACGGCATCCTATTAAATAAG GGTGAAGTTTGTGTTGCAAGTTCCCGTGTGTTCGTTCAAGAAGGGATCTATGATGAATTTGAGAAGAAATTGGTGGAGAAGGCAAAAGCTTGGGTCGTTGGGGACCCTTTTGATCCTAAAGTTCAACAAGGGCCTCAG GTTGACAAGAAACAATTTGAAAAAATTCTTTCATATATTGAGCATGGAAAGAGAGAAGGAGCTACCCTTTTGACTGGGGGTAAATCAGTGGGTAACAAAGGCTACTACATTGAACCAACCATTTTCTCCAATGTAAAG GAGGATATGCTTATAGTACAGGATGAAATATTTGGCCCTGTGATGGCACTGAAGAAGTTTAA GACTGTTGAGGAAGCAATTAAGAGTGCTAACAATACCAGATATGGTTTAGCAGCTGGCATTATGACCAAGAACTTGGATATAGCAAACACAGTGTCAAGGTCCATTCGTGCAGGCAGTGTTTGGATCAACTGTTATTTTGCCATTGACAATGATATTCCTTTCGGAGGGTATAAGGCGAGTGGGTTTGGAAAAGATTATGGATTGGAAGCCATTCACAAATACTTACAAGTTAAATCTGTTGTAACTCCCATTTACAATTCTCCTTGGCTTTGA